One window from the genome of Bombus huntii isolate Logan2020A unplaced genomic scaffold, iyBomHunt1.1 ctg00000095.1, whole genome shotgun sequence encodes:
- the LOC126876800 gene encoding adrenodoxin-like protein 2, mitochondrial has translation MALVNQLQKFSRSILDIASNYSKYTSNTTLPFLQATRGISTTQPLSEKQEVNITFVKASGERIKAKGKVGDTILDIVVNNEIDLGGYGHG, from the exons ATGGCGTTAGtaaatcaattacaaaaattttcgagatcaattctcgatattgcatcaaattattcaaaatatacaagCAACACAACGTTGCCCTTTTTGCAGGCAACAAGAGGAATATCGACCACGCAACCACTTTCAGAAAAACAAGA agtAAATATAACGTTTGTTAAAGCAAGTGGAGAGAGAATCAAAGCAAAAGGGAAAGTAGGAGATACTATATTAGACATAgtagtaaataatgaaattgatttaggtggatatg